The Castanea sativa cultivar Marrone di Chiusa Pesio chromosome 11, ASM4071231v1 genome contains a region encoding:
- the LOC142616325 gene encoding uncharacterized protein LOC142616325, with product MIVNGPKKRLEGSKGNWAEELPDVLWAYQTTLRRSTSETSFSLTYEAKAVIPIEISLLGIRVEDFTQSDNGTRMVGTLDSLEEKLVGTLDSLEEKRDMISVRHTDYQQKLARGYNRNVKPREFVAGVLVLQKVVGSMKDLSAG from the coding sequence ATGATAGTGAATGGTCCGAAAAAGAGGCTGGAAGGGTCAAAAGGGAATTGGGCCGAGGAGTTGCCGGACGTTTTATGGGCTTATCAAACCACACTAAGAAGATCGACGAGTGAGACTTCTTTCTCGTTGACATACGAGGCAAAGGCAGTGATACCGATTGAGATTAGCTTGTTAGGCATAAGAGTTGAAGATTTCACACAAAGTGATAATGGCACTCGAATGGTTGGAACTTTAGACTCCTTAGAAGAAAAACTGGTTGGAACTTTAGACTCCTTAGAAGAAAAACGAGATATGATATCTGTTCGGCACACTGATTACCAACAAAAGTTGGCCAGGGGGTATAACAGGAATGTAAAGCCTAGAGAGTTTGTAGCGGGTGTCCTTGTTTTGCAAAAAGTAGTGGGGAGTATGAAAGATCTGAGTGCGGGATAG